The following coding sequences are from one Bacillus sp. PK3_68 window:
- a CDS encoding TRAP transporter fused permease subunit: MISCIKKKREKKQRFQVAWYDMLLALLSLAVGSYWYLFMDDLVMRVGKLTTQDFLIGAIAIVLVLEATRRVVGLPITVIAGLFLLYAYFGPYMPGFLEHRGLTIERIVRTMFFTTEGILGTPLAVSSTYIFLFLLFGAFLVKTGVGEYFNDLSIVIAGRRVGGPAKVAIFSSALQGTISGSSVANVVTSGAFTIPMMKRLGYNKNFAGAVEAASSTGGQIMPPVMGLLRS; this comes from the coding sequence ATTATTTCCTGCATCAAAAAGAAAAGAGAAAAAAAGCAACGGTTTCAAGTAGCTTGGTATGACATGCTCCTGGCCTTATTATCTCTAGCTGTCGGTTCGTACTGGTACTTATTTATGGATGATCTTGTTATGAGGGTGGGAAAGCTTACAACACAGGATTTTCTGATAGGAGCCATCGCGATTGTACTTGTTTTAGAAGCAACAAGACGTGTCGTCGGGCTTCCTATTACGGTTATTGCGGGTTTATTCCTGCTTTACGCTTATTTTGGGCCATATATGCCAGGGTTTTTAGAGCATAGAGGTTTGACGATTGAACGTATCGTTAGAACGATGTTTTTTACGACAGAAGGAATACTGGGAACGCCGCTCGCGGTTTCCTCAACGTACATCTTCTTATTTCTTTTGTTTGGGGCATTTCTTGTAAAAACAGGAGTAGGAGAATATTTTAATGATCTATCAATTGTTATTGCGGGCCGAAGAGTGGGGGGACCTGCCAAAGTAGCCATTTTTTCAAGTGCCCTGCAGGGAACGATCAGTGGAAGCTCGGTTGCAAATGTAGTAACTTCGGGTGCTTTTACCATTCCGATGATGAAGCGGTTAGGTTATAACAAGAACTTTGCTGGAGCGGTTGAGGCTGCCTCTTCTACCGGAGGACAGATTATGCCGCCTGTTATGGGGCTGCTGCGTTCTTGA
- a CDS encoding DUF1850 domain-containing protein: MSFFLNKPGEKFSIKYIHSIHRTPVLETYLTNKNGEIVQTEIRFEEFGVGMPSGPSENETFTQKNGTYILANMNRTFSSLDIRVGQVVADHRLIIDGEEYPFSSFSDKGSWVRIETKKWSMWQWMIGGKRLGKQ, from the coding sequence ATTAGTTTTTTTCTGAATAAGCCAGGTGAAAAATTCAGTATAAAGTATATACACTCTATCCATAGGACGCCTGTTCTCGAGACCTATCTGACCAATAAAAATGGGGAGATTGTACAGACGGAAATAAGGTTTGAGGAATTTGGAGTAGGGATGCCTTCAGGACCAAGCGAAAATGAGACATTCACCCAAAAGAATGGAACTTATATTTTAGCGAACATGAATAGGACCTTTTCTTCTCTTGATATTCGGGTGGGACAAGTAGTTGCAGATCATAGATTGATCATTGATGGAGAAGAATATCCTTTTTCCAGCTTCAGTGATAAAGGATCATGGGTAAGGATAGAAACAAAAAAATGGAGTATGTGGCAATGGATGATTGGAGGGAAAAGGCTTGGAAAACAATAA
- a CDS encoding TAXI family TRAP transporter solute-binding subunit → MKKGLTLLFVLLLAFSLAACGQKIDTPSEKKESGESPALNLDRISIVTGGTGGTYYPLGGEMAKIIGKELDVEANSQSSGASVENMQLLQDGDADIAFTQTDIASYAVEGKEMFKEKVDQVTGIGTLYPETVQIVTLKDSGIKSVEDLKGKKVSVGAPGSGTFANAEQILKVHGITMEDINAQHLSFDESTEGIQDGNIQAAFITAGTPTGAVDALSATNPVTVVPIADDKIKELIDTHPYYIEDTVKSGTYKLEADVKTVAVLSMLTVRKDMDEEAVYQITKAIFENVDKISHAKGELISAEKAVEGMGIDLHPGAKKYFEEKEILK, encoded by the coding sequence ATGAAAAAGGGGCTCACTTTATTATTTGTTTTACTGTTGGCATTTTCACTTGCTGCATGCGGACAAAAAATTGACACACCGTCTGAGAAAAAGGAATCAGGGGAAAGTCCTGCTTTGAATCTTGACCGAATCAGCATTGTAACTGGTGGTACAGGAGGTACATATTATCCACTTGGCGGTGAGATGGCGAAAATTATCGGTAAAGAGCTGGACGTTGAAGCGAACTCACAGTCATCAGGAGCATCTGTAGAAAACATGCAGCTTCTTCAAGACGGTGATGCAGATATTGCCTTTACACAAACAGATATTGCGAGCTATGCGGTAGAAGGCAAAGAAATGTTTAAAGAGAAAGTTGATCAGGTTACGGGTATTGGTACGTTGTATCCTGAAACAGTTCAGATTGTCACGCTAAAAGACAGCGGCATTAAAAGCGTTGAAGATTTAAAAGGAAAGAAAGTTTCAGTAGGAGCTCCTGGAAGCGGAACCTTCGCAAACGCAGAGCAGATCCTAAAAGTCCACGGCATCACGATGGAAGACATTAATGCGCAGCACCTTTCATTCGATGAATCGACTGAAGGAATTCAAGACGGAAACATTCAAGCGGCATTCATTACGGCAGGAACACCGACCGGCGCTGTGGATGCATTATCTGCAACAAATCCTGTAACGGTCGTTCCGATTGCAGATGATAAGATTAAAGAGTTGATTGATACTCATCCTTATTACATTGAGGATACAGTGAAAAGCGGAACTTACAAATTAGAAGCTGATGTCAAAACAGTAGCTGTATTATCCATGCTGACTGTCCGTAAAGACATGGATGAGGAGGCTGTCTATCAGATTACGAAAGCTATCTTTGAAAATGTAGATAAGATCAGCCACGCAAAAGGAGAACTGATTTCTGCTGAGAAGGCTGTAGAAGGTATGGGAATTGACCTCCACCCAGGAGCTAAAAAGTATTTTGAAGAAAAAGAAATTCTAAAATAA
- a CDS encoding ABC transporter substrate-binding protein, with translation MSRKKFLVIVLLCLVLIVSACSQGTTTESEDSSGKKAVKLTFAEPARILSVAPFYVAIEQGFFKDEGIEVEIASGGGGSQVIASVLSGEAQFAVSGPRSMFAPLDKGEDLLAIQSLNSALTYQITLSKKYQKKKNISKDSPLKDRVASLTGATIGTNLVGDSGDVYTRYLMKLHGVDPNTLETVKLAGDGSKIGGMQEGIVDGGIASPRWVYKQKIKTSAKS, from the coding sequence ATGTCTAGGAAAAAGTTTTTGGTAATAGTTCTTTTATGTTTAGTGTTAATAGTATCTGCCTGTAGTCAAGGAACAACGACGGAAAGTGAAGACAGTTCAGGAAAAAAAGCAGTTAAGCTTACTTTTGCAGAACCAGCAAGGATTTTGTCAGTTGCTCCATTTTATGTAGCTATTGAGCAAGGATTTTTTAAAGATGAAGGCATTGAAGTTGAAATTGCATCTGGCGGTGGTGGCTCACAAGTAATCGCTTCTGTCTTATCAGGTGAAGCTCAATTTGCGGTCTCAGGTCCCCGCAGTATGTTTGCTCCCCTTGATAAAGGAGAGGATTTACTAGCAATCCAATCTTTAAACTCGGCTCTAACTTATCAAATTACACTCTCTAAAAAGTACCAAAAGAAAAAGAACATTTCTAAAGATTCACCACTTAAGGATAGAGTTGCCTCGTTAACTGGCGCCACCATTGGCACAAACCTTGTTGGGGATTCCGGAGATGTTTACACCCGGTATTTAATGAAACTGCATGGTGTTGATCCAAACACTCTCGAAACTGTCAAATTAGCAGGCGATGGATCGAAAATTGGCGGTATGCAAGAGGGAATTGTTGATGGTGGCATTGCCTCACCCCGATGGGTTTACAAGCAGAAAATAAAGACGTCGGCGAAATCGTAA
- a CDS encoding ABC transporter ATP-binding protein, translating into MGTTKPLQKLKLSTRFLNVTYVNNKTGVEVIALKNINLDIKDGEFICIVGPSGCGKTTFLNTVAGLLKPSKGEILLDQKKIDGPGKDRAMVFQNPSLLPWRTVLDNVLYGAELQKQVSTDKKREAKEFIEMVGLKGYENHYPHELSGGMQQRVNLARALTVNPSLLLLDEPFSALDAQTREFMQRELLRIWSETKKTSIFITHQIDEAVFLADRVFVFGARPGRLVEIIDVNTPRPRDLHVKRSPEFLTFVDHIWSIIEKESSKQGFDDKEK; encoded by the coding sequence ATGGGGACTACAAAACCACTGCAAAAATTAAAACTGTCGACTCGTTTTTTAAATGTTACCTACGTAAACAATAAAACCGGCGTAGAAGTGATTGCCTTAAAAAATATAAATCTGGATATTAAAGACGGCGAATTTATCTGTATCGTAGGACCAAGCGGCTGCGGGAAAACAACTTTTTTAAATACGGTAGCTGGCTTACTAAAGCCTAGCAAAGGAGAAATACTGCTGGACCAAAAGAAAATTGATGGCCCAGGCAAAGATAGGGCGATGGTTTTTCAAAATCCTAGCCTCCTGCCTTGGAGAACAGTTTTAGATAACGTACTCTATGGAGCTGAGCTACAAAAACAAGTATCCACAGATAAAAAGCGGGAAGCTAAAGAATTTATTGAGATGGTTGGTTTAAAAGGCTATGAAAACCACTACCCTCATGAATTATCAGGGGGAATGCAACAGAGAGTAAATTTGGCTCGCGCATTGACAGTCAATCCATCATTGCTATTACTGGACGAGCCGTTTTCAGCATTGGACGCGCAAACTAGAGAATTTATGCAAAGGGAGTTACTCAGAATATGGAGCGAAACAAAGAAGACCAGTATTTTTATTACACATCAAATTGATGAAGCCGTATTTTTAGCAGATAGGGTATTTGTCTTTGGAGCAAGACCTGGGCGCTTGGTGGAGATTATAGATGTAAATACACCGAGACCAAGAGATCTCCATGTGAAGCGCAGTCCAGAATTTTTAACGTTTGTAGATCATATATGGTCTATTATTGAAAAGGAATCTTCAAAACAGGGTTTTGACGATAAAGAAAAGTAA
- a CDS encoding ABC transporter permease, producing MTKGAIQVAQSEPKIKKPKKLKKEKKPFIISSVSVLLFLLLWEIASQNEWINPLFISSPIEISQAAFLMVQEVSFWENMKVSGYEFLAGFVLAILIGIPIGVFSGWNTNFNAVVNPFISGLYVTPKVALLPVIVIAFGIGPASKIVIVFLMAFFPIVMSAQKAMLTLDQNLIKAARTFNASEFQIFKTIALPSTVPFLLNGIRLGIGQGLIAVVVGELFASTAGIGYQLTSNGQNLQTDRMFVGVLVITITGLILTSLLGMIEKRFSSWKPDHS from the coding sequence ATGACTAAAGGTGCTATCCAAGTTGCACAATCGGAGCCTAAAATAAAAAAACCAAAGAAATTAAAAAAGGAGAAAAAACCTTTTATTATTAGCTCTGTTTCTGTTTTACTTTTTCTACTCCTCTGGGAAATTGCTTCCCAAAATGAATGGATAAACCCATTATTTATCAGCTCACCAATTGAAATTTCACAAGCAGCATTTTTAATGGTACAGGAAGTCTCCTTTTGGGAAAATATGAAAGTAAGCGGTTACGAATTCTTAGCAGGTTTTGTTTTAGCTATACTTATTGGAATTCCAATTGGCGTGTTCTCGGGCTGGAACACTAACTTTAATGCAGTGGTCAATCCTTTTATTTCAGGACTATATGTCACTCCTAAAGTTGCTCTTTTACCCGTGATTGTCATTGCATTCGGAATTGGACCTGCATCCAAAATTGTTATAGTATTTTTGATGGCCTTCTTTCCAATAGTGATGAGCGCACAAAAGGCGATGTTAACTTTAGACCAAAATTTGATCAAAGCAGCAAGAACATTTAACGCAAGTGAGTTTCAAATTTTTAAAACAATAGCGTTGCCTTCAACCGTACCGTTTCTGTTGAATGGCATCCGCCTGGGGATCGGTCAAGGGCTAATCGCTGTAGTTGTAGGTGAGCTGTTTGCTTCAACAGCTGGCATTGGATATCAGTTAACAAGCAATGGCCAAAACTTACAAACAGATCGGATGTTTGTCGGAGTATTAGTAATTACTATAACAGGTTTAATCCTTACTTCTTTATTGGGTATGATTGAAAAACGATTTTCCTCTTGGAAACCAGACCATAGTTAA
- a CDS encoding class II histone deacetylase, which produces MKKTAFICDEKYFWHDTGNGALFMPPGGYIETDVHSENPATKRRFKNLLEVSGLMDKLTQIKPRPATIKEISFYHPESYINKVKELSEAGFGDAGELALVGKGSYEIALLSAGGAITAVESVVKGEVDNAYALTRPPGHHAEADKGMGFCLFNNVAIAAKYARNVLGLERVMILDWDVHHGNGTESAFYDDPNVLFISLHQERLYPAGRGSREDVGKGEGIGRNINIPLPAGTGNAGYMYALEEVVQPIADQFKPELIIISAGQDAGIFDPLARMMVNADGYRQMTKFMMDVAEKHCEGKLVACHEGGYSAAYVPFCSLAIVEEMSGNRTEVEDPFVEGFKDLPYDELYDIQKEYVLKVKEIQSAYWDLTVKA; this is translated from the coding sequence GTGAAGAAAACAGCATTTATTTGTGATGAGAAGTATTTCTGGCATGATACAGGGAATGGTGCTTTGTTTATGCCTCCTGGAGGTTATATCGAAACCGATGTGCATTCTGAAAACCCTGCAACTAAAAGGCGCTTTAAAAATCTACTTGAAGTAAGTGGACTAATGGACAAATTAACTCAAATTAAACCTCGCCCTGCAACTATTAAAGAAATTAGTTTTTACCATCCCGAGTCATATATAAATAAAGTAAAAGAGTTGAGTGAAGCTGGTTTTGGCGATGCAGGTGAACTAGCGCTCGTAGGGAAAGGTTCCTACGAAATTGCCCTGCTATCGGCCGGTGGAGCGATTACAGCAGTTGAATCTGTTGTTAAGGGTGAGGTGGATAATGCTTACGCATTAACGCGTCCTCCAGGCCATCACGCTGAGGCAGATAAAGGGATGGGCTTCTGTTTATTTAATAACGTTGCAATCGCAGCAAAGTACGCTCGTAATGTACTTGGATTAGAGCGTGTTATGATTCTTGATTGGGATGTGCATCACGGAAATGGAACGGAATCAGCTTTCTATGATGACCCAAATGTATTATTCATTTCACTTCATCAAGAACGTTTGTATCCAGCAGGCCGGGGAAGTCGAGAGGATGTTGGTAAGGGAGAGGGGATTGGTCGAAATATTAACATTCCACTCCCTGCGGGTACAGGAAACGCTGGATACATGTATGCGTTAGAAGAAGTTGTACAGCCTATTGCTGATCAATTTAAACCGGAGCTAATTATCATCTCTGCTGGTCAGGATGCAGGTATATTTGATCCACTTGCACGGATGATGGTAAATGCAGATGGTTACAGACAAATGACTAAATTTATGATGGATGTAGCTGAGAAGCACTGCGAAGGTAAATTAGTGGCTTGTCATGAAGGCGGATATAGTGCAGCATACGTACCTTTCTGTTCTTTAGCAATTGTTGAGGAAATGAGCGGTAATCGTACAGAAGTTGAAGATCCTTTTGTAGAAGGATTTAAAGACCTACCATATGACGAATTATATGATATTCAAAAAGAATACGTGTTAAAGGTTAAGGAAATTCAATCAGCTTATTGGGATTTGACTGTGAAAGCTTAG
- a CDS encoding LuxR C-terminal-related transcriptional regulator, translating into MNSYTLTPKEYEKIIHFSAQITYPVEDIRLHIQHKLEEYFGFTQTIFWYSDDQGNLSDPLNYKLSDRALIDYLTEYHFYDLLHPMKNVELFREKKVIRLADLVSSDQYENSRFYHSFLKKYGFHDEMVVVLAHQGKFVGAIGMAQKENTNKFTTNDRNILHLISDVIASVLLHQLKDENEFGLLSKREQEVVELIKKGWTNQVIADTLHISVNTVKKHLQNIYEKYSVNNRTQLVQKL; encoded by the coding sequence ATGAACAGCTATACGTTGACCCCTAAAGAGTATGAGAAAATTATTCATTTTTCAGCCCAAATTACTTATCCAGTGGAAGATATCCGCTTACACATTCAACATAAATTAGAAGAATATTTTGGATTCACTCAAACCATCTTTTGGTATTCGGATGATCAAGGGAATTTAAGCGATCCTCTTAACTATAAACTAAGTGATAGAGCACTCATAGATTACTTGACTGAATATCATTTTTACGACCTCTTGCATCCAATGAAAAATGTAGAGTTATTTCGTGAAAAAAAAGTTATTCGATTAGCCGACCTTGTCTCAAGCGATCAGTATGAAAATTCACGTTTTTATCATTCGTTTTTGAAGAAATACGGGTTTCACGATGAAATGGTAGTGGTGCTTGCTCATCAGGGGAAATTCGTAGGAGCCATTGGAATGGCTCAAAAAGAGAACACGAATAAATTTACAACTAATGATCGCAACATATTACACCTCATATCAGACGTTATAGCATCTGTGCTTTTACATCAATTAAAAGATGAAAACGAATTTGGTCTATTGTCAAAAAGAGAGCAAGAGGTTGTTGAGCTGATTAAAAAAGGATGGACTAACCAAGTTATAGCAGATACATTGCACATCTCCGTAAACACGGTAAAGAAGCACTTACAAAATATTTATGAAAAATATAGCGTAAATAACAGAACACAATTAGTCCAAAAACTATAA
- a CDS encoding S-layer homology domain-containing protein translates to MEVTVNLDETGRVDDFFIPFYYSPPSQYKKPTYEKQENYIEQQVKIGEGEFALPGTLTIPQGKGPFPAIVLVHGSGPNDQDESLNSTKAFRDMAVGLANEGIAVLRYEKVTREHHLKTGFSPKFTLQEETIQDAINAVQLLHTLPEVSDQVYVLGHSQGGYAMPRILETDKNNLIKGGIIVSGPSGKFQDLMLQQQKDALERAKKQGLPPEQLEAAKANLAFWEQQIALINNPAYSKDHIPKEFQLPNAYWWYELRDYVPTKLAAKQNVPLFIMQGAKDLQVPPSDLQDWQNALSKRKNVSYKMYPDLIHLLVNYKGKPDFSEYAIPANVPIEVIKDIGNWVKGEKTSMTFTDVGSDFWAYKEIQFLVDKGYISGYKDGSFQPNKTVTRAHAAKLLANALGFDHTLAKDSTVFKDVASDNEFLPYIHFLKQKGIISGFKDGTFRPNEELTRAQLAKLLSAAFNLKGHPTKPFKDVNKEYWASPYIDALAAHNIAIGNSNGTFGPTQKVTRAQTAAFLYRTIHLQK, encoded by the coding sequence ATGGAAGTGACTGTTAATTTAGATGAAACCGGTCGTGTGGATGACTTTTTTATCCCATTTTATTATTCACCGCCAAGTCAGTATAAGAAACCAACATATGAAAAACAAGAGAATTATATTGAGCAGCAAGTGAAGATTGGCGAAGGAGAGTTTGCGCTTCCAGGTACGCTAACTATTCCACAAGGGAAAGGACCCTTTCCAGCGATTGTTCTGGTGCATGGTTCAGGACCCAATGATCAAGACGAATCCTTAAACTCAACTAAAGCTTTTCGGGATATGGCGGTAGGTCTGGCTAATGAGGGGATAGCTGTTCTTCGGTATGAAAAAGTAACAAGAGAACATCATTTAAAGACAGGTTTCTCTCCTAAATTTACCCTTCAAGAAGAAACGATTCAGGATGCGATAAACGCGGTCCAACTGTTACATACGCTGCCTGAAGTGAGTGATCAAGTTTATGTATTGGGGCATAGTCAAGGCGGGTATGCAATGCCGCGCATTTTGGAAACGGATAAAAATAACCTGATTAAAGGTGGAATCATCGTATCAGGACCAAGCGGCAAGTTTCAAGATTTGATGTTACAGCAGCAAAAAGATGCATTGGAAAGAGCGAAGAAACAAGGATTGCCTCCTGAGCAGCTAGAAGCAGCAAAAGCAAATCTTGCTTTTTGGGAGCAACAAATAGCTTTAATTAATAATCCCGCTTATTCTAAAGATCATATCCCAAAGGAGTTTCAGCTTCCAAATGCCTATTGGTGGTATGAACTTCGCGACTATGTCCCTACAAAGCTAGCAGCTAAGCAAAATGTTCCTTTATTTATTATGCAGGGAGCAAAGGATTTACAAGTACCGCCTTCAGATTTGCAAGATTGGCAGAATGCTTTATCGAAACGGAAAAATGTTTCTTATAAAATGTACCCTGATTTGATCCATTTGCTTGTTAACTATAAGGGAAAACCTGATTTTTCTGAGTATGCTATTCCAGCGAATGTCCCAATAGAAGTTATTAAAGATATCGGCAACTGGGTAAAAGGAGAGAAGACTTCTATGACATTTACAGATGTCGGGTCTGATTTTTGGGCTTATAAAGAAATCCAATTCCTCGTTGATAAAGGGTATATAAGTGGATACAAGGATGGCAGTTTTCAGCCAAATAAAACGGTAACACGAGCACACGCTGCTAAACTTTTAGCCAATGCCCTAGGCTTTGATCACACACTTGCCAAAGATTCAACTGTATTTAAAGATGTAGCATCTGACAATGAATTCTTACCGTATATTCACTTTCTTAAGCAAAAAGGTATAATTTCCGGTTTTAAGGATGGAACATTCAGACCAAATGAGGAACTGACTCGTGCACAATTAGCGAAACTATTGTCAGCCGCTTTTAACTTGAAGGGGCATCCGACAAAGCCATTCAAGGATGTAAATAAAGAGTACTGGGCCTCTCCTTATATCGACGCTCTCGCAGCCCATAATATCGCTATCGGAAATTCAAATGGAACATTTGGCCCGACTCAAAAAGTCACACGCGCACAAACTGCTGCCTTTCTATATCGGACAATTCATTTACAGAAGTAA
- a CDS encoding WGR domain-containing protein produces the protein MIKMIKQLDDEIVYWEVWRDGRTLVIHYGTVGDTGETEEKKLALSQKAKKVMDELANEKANEGYDYLDEDELFELVVQYPCEENQMDAVLEKRHHVEELMNECLGWTGNGACDGGDIGSGTANIFNYVVDIEKATKTILNELKNNNFLEGVKMAYFHPEEESYIALYPEGTKFDPI, from the coding sequence TTGATTAAGATGATTAAACAACTTGATGATGAAATTGTTTATTGGGAAGTTTGGCGAGATGGCAGAACTTTAGTAATACATTATGGCACTGTTGGAGATACTGGCGAAACCGAGGAAAAGAAATTGGCCTTATCTCAAAAGGCGAAAAAAGTAATGGATGAATTGGCCAATGAAAAAGCTAACGAAGGCTATGATTATTTAGATGAAGATGAATTATTTGAACTTGTTGTTCAATACCCTTGCGAAGAAAATCAAATGGATGCAGTGCTTGAGAAGAGACACCATGTAGAGGAATTAATGAACGAATGTTTAGGCTGGACAGGCAATGGTGCGTGTGACGGTGGAGATATTGGCAGTGGAACAGCCAACATCTTTAATTATGTGGTAGACATAGAAAAAGCTACAAAAACCATCCTAAACGAATTAAAGAACAATAACTTTCTTGAGGGAGTAAAAATGGCGTACTTTCATCCTGAAGAAGAGAGCTATATCGCTTTGTATCCTGAAGGGACGAAATTTGATCCCATATAA
- a CDS encoding antibiotic biosynthesis monooxygenase: MILEAAMLQVKQGREKEFEKTFKKASTIISSMNGYVNHTLQRCMEDQGRYLLLVNWETLEDHTVGFRESKEYQEWKELLHHFYDPFPVVEHFENIDFTN; the protein is encoded by the coding sequence ATGATATTAGAAGCTGCCATGCTGCAGGTAAAGCAAGGAAGAGAAAAGGAATTTGAGAAAACGTTCAAAAAAGCCTCAACTATTATTTCATCAATGAATGGATATGTGAATCATACTCTTCAGAGATGTATGGAGGACCAGGGAAGGTATTTACTTCTAGTAAACTGGGAAACATTAGAAGACCATACCGTAGGGTTTAGGGAATCTAAGGAATATCAAGAGTGGAAAGAGTTATTGCACCATTTCTATGATCCATTTCCAGTAGTGGAGCATTTTGAGAATATTGATTTTACTAATTAA
- a CDS encoding aminoglycoside adenylyltransferase domain-containing protein: MDQKVPTPVQNILNEYISLFHERIPNTLEGLYLHGSIALNAYIHGSSDIDFIAIVNRQLTEAEIKILSNTHRSLTNKYKKTGMDGCYLLWEDIGKKQTETKKCLYVNEGKVGWSNHEINPVTWWILKNKGISMIGPDVTSFHFDVDKSDLTDYVLNNMNTYWLNRISTMKRFERMALLLPNKFLEQELQWSITGMLRQFYTLKEHEIISKVDAGKYAINYMPDRWHNIIREAISIQEGVGVRYYNSKKRRINDTLQCMDYILNYCNKM, from the coding sequence ATGGATCAAAAAGTTCCCACACCAGTTCAAAATATTTTAAATGAGTATATTTCCTTATTTCATGAACGAATTCCTAATACCCTTGAAGGATTATATTTACATGGTTCCATTGCTCTTAATGCTTATATTCATGGTTCTAGTGATATTGATTTCATTGCAATTGTTAACCGTCAATTAACTGAAGCAGAGATAAAAATTCTATCTAATACTCACCGAAGTTTAACCAACAAATATAAAAAAACAGGAATGGACGGATGCTATCTTCTTTGGGAAGACATCGGTAAGAAGCAGACTGAAACCAAAAAATGTTTATATGTAAACGAAGGAAAAGTAGGATGGAGCAATCATGAGATTAACCCGGTCACTTGGTGGATTCTAAAAAACAAGGGCATCAGCATGATAGGTCCTGATGTTACTTCATTTCATTTTGATGTTGATAAAAGTGATCTGACTGATTATGTACTAAATAATATGAATACCTATTGGTTGAATCGAATAAGTACTATGAAGAGATTCGAAAGAATGGCACTTCTATTACCAAATAAATTTTTAGAGCAAGAATTACAATGGTCTATTACTGGGATGCTACGCCAATTCTATACACTTAAAGAACATGAAATCATTTCAAAAGTAGATGCAGGCAAATATGCAATTAATTATATGCCAGACAGATGGCATAACATTATTAGGGAAGCGATAAGTATTCAAGAAGGGGTAGGAGTACGTTACTATAATTCTAAGAAACGTCGGATTAATGACACCTTGCAATGTATGGACTACATACTTAATTATTGTAATAAGATGTAG
- a CDS encoding nucleoside hydrolase: MRKKVLLFGDVGIDDTVALLYGYFNEQIDIVGVVADYGNTSRDQTVRNIHYLIRLFNIPDVKVIAGAKKPMTGEEPVFFPEIHGVYGLGPIKPAPIQGLEGAIIENFHEIVNLVDQYKKELTIVNIGRLTSLAMLFISHSGLMEKVKEFYIMGGAFFVPGNVTAVSEANFYGDPMAAQIVLQHAKNVTIIPLDITEKAIVTPEMVDYIYAKGKAKILKPLLDYYYHFYKKRNPAIEGSPVHDAITLMAIIHNDWFSFKTLPVHVVTAEGISRGQAIADIRPWKTFDENEHKHRIAFYLNYQRFFSDFMTIMTDEQF, from the coding sequence ATGAGAAAAAAGGTGTTATTGTTTGGAGATGTAGGCATTGACGATACGGTTGCCCTTTTATATGGTTATTTTAATGAACAAATCGATATCGTGGGCGTTGTGGCTGATTATGGGAACACCTCCCGTGATCAAACTGTACGAAACATTCATTATTTAATCCGGCTGTTTAACATTCCTGATGTTAAAGTGATTGCAGGAGCGAAAAAACCCATGACAGGAGAAGAACCAGTTTTTTTTCCGGAAATTCACGGTGTTTACGGCCTAGGACCGATTAAACCAGCTCCCATACAGGGACTGGAAGGGGCAATTATTGAAAACTTTCATGAGATTGTTAACTTAGTTGACCAATATAAAAAAGAATTAACCATTGTCAATATCGGCCGCCTTACTTCTTTAGCTATGTTGTTTATTTCACACAGTGGATTGATGGAGAAAGTAAAGGAATTTTATATCATGGGAGGAGCTTTTTTTGTTCCAGGGAACGTGACCGCTGTGTCGGAAGCCAATTTTTATGGGGATCCAATGGCCGCACAGATCGTTTTGCAACACGCGAAAAATGTAACGATTATACCCTTGGATATCACAGAAAAAGCCATCGTCACACCAGAGATGGTAGATTACATTTATGCAAAAGGAAAGGCAAAAATTCTTAAACCCTTGCTCGATTATTATTATCATTTTTATAAAAAACGCAATCCAGCCATTGAAGGAAGCCCTGTTCATGATGCTATCACATTAATGGCCATCATTCACAATGATTGGTTCAGCTTTAAAACTTTGCCTGTCCATGTTGTGACGGCAGAAGGAATTTCGCGGGGGCAAGCTATTGCTGACATACGTCCTTGGAAGACATTCGATGAAAACGAACATAAACACCGTATTGCTTTTTATCTCAATTATCAACGATTCTTTTCTGACTTTATGACCATCATGACAGATGAACAATTTTAA